The stretch of DNA TTCCTTGCATCCTCGATCAATAAGCCCCTAAGCTCCAATCTATATTAGCATTATTTAGTATATTAACTACCTGCAGCGCATCCCCCTCTAGAATGATCTGTGTAAGACTCATTTCTTTACAAAAAATTGTTGCTACCAATAATGCATATGCTTTTGcaataaatgaatttttagtCAATTTTCTATGAGCTCTAAGGGTGCCAAGAACCTGGCCCTTAATGTCCCTAGCAATCACACCATTGCCAATTTTGTCATCTGCGTTTTTACTAGCTACATCCCAGTTTAGCTTATAAACTCCCTCTGTTGGTTTTTTCCATCTGAGTGGTGATTGAACCAAACTAGTTGACTCCTTTTGGGGCAAGTTAGTAGAGTTTTTAAACATCAACAACTCATCTCTTACATTCCTAAGAAGAAAAGTTGGGTGCTTGAAGCCTTTCCCATGTGtgaattcatttctttttgtccATATTAGCCTAGTGGTCATAGCACCCTCCTCAAGCTGATCCTTCTCCAAGATTTTAACCATTTGGTTCCAAATATCCATAAAAAGCTCACTATGGCAcatcattttttgaatttttctgcaACTTTGGCTCCAAACATCTCTAGTAGCTCCATAATCCCATAGAACATGTCTCGAAGTTTTTGATTCCAATCCACTTATAGGACAAACACCATCCTCTACCACTCTTCTCTTCACTAAATTAGAAAGAGTGGGAAGTACTTCACTACAAGCCCTCCAAGTGAACATTTTCACAGCATTAGGTACGTTCATTTTCCAAATAGCTTTCCAAATAGCTTTCCAAACTCCCTAATTCATCCTCCGATTCGATGATTCACCTTCATTGCTGGTCTCAAGTTCTTTGTGGAGGTGATAGGTACTTTTAAcagaaaaaatcatattattagtATGGATCCACACAAGGTTGTCTTCCCTATCCCCAAGGCTAATTGGAATGAACTTGATCAAATCCACTTCTTGAGAAGTAAATAAATGTTGTGTAGAATCTTCTTTCCATGTTTTCATCTCAGAGTCTATTAAATCAGCCAccatttcaaaattctcaatatcCACTCTAGATGTTCAAAATCTATAGGAATGTGGTCTTGGTATCCACCTATCATCCCAAATTTTCACTCTTTGACCATTGCCAATTCACAAGCCTTTCTTTAGCAGCTTCAAACTAGCAAAAGTGCTCCTCCAAGCATAAGAAGGTCTATACCCCAGTTTAGCTTCTAACAtatccatattttttaaatatttttgcttGAAGATTTGTGCAAGAAGAGAGGTGGGGATTCTGAATCATCCTCCAGCTTTGATTGGAAAGCATGTCAATATTAAAACTCCTGAAGTCTCTAAAACGCAAACCACTTTTATGCTTGGAATGGCTCACTTGGTTCCATTTAACCCATTCAATCTTCAAGTGATCATGATTATAACCCCACCAGAATATTTTTAGGAGCTTATTAAGCCTTTGGCTaattgagagaggaagaagaaagattcCCATAGAGTGTAGGAATTGCTTGCTGAACAAACATCATTCGAAAGTACCTCTTTACTAGCAGCTgaaaggaattttattttccagcTTGAAATCCTAGCCCAAGTTCTGTCAATAAGAGAATGAAAAGtagtttattttgatattcccACCACAGCAGGTAGCCCAAGGTACTTCTCAAAAGAGCCAGAAGATTTCACCCTATCAATGCTTAGAATAGTCCTCTAAGTAACTTTAGGTATATTCCTGCTGAAAAAGATTGAGGTCTTCTCTTTGTTTAGTACTTGTCTTGAAGCCTGATCATAAATCTCTAGGATCTGAGACATTGTGCACCATTCTTCAGCATTAGCCTTACAAAAGAGGAGGCTGACATATGCaaaaaataagtggttgatgCTAAAAGGGCCATTTCCAATAGGGACACTGGTAATACTGCTACAAGCTTTAGCTTTGAATAATAGAGAAGACAAGGCTTCTGCACAAATAATAAACAGGGAGGGAGAGAGTGGATCTCCTTGTTTGAGTCCCCTAGATGGAATGAATGCGTCATGGGGCTCTCCattgattaatattaaataagacaCTGATGTGATGCAAGACATAATGAGAGAGATCCATCTTTGATTAAAACCCAGTCTGAGAGTCACTACTTTAAGAAAACTCCATTCAACTTGgtcataagctttactcatgtcaAGCTTAAATGCCATATAGCTTGTTTTCCCTTTCATCTAAGAGTTCATTGTATGAAGAGTCTCATAAGTCACTAGAATGTTGTCAGTCACATGCCTTCCTggaacaaaagcactttgattcAAAGAGATGATCTCAGATAGAACAGATTTATGCCTATTAGCCAGtgttttagaaactattttataaatcaCATTGTACAAGCTAATAGGCCTATAGTCAGCTAGTCTCTTTGGTTCCTTGATTTTGGGAATGAGGGTGATGAAAGTATCATTAATGCCTTTAAGGGGCCCATTCTAGCTGAGTATATTGAGTGAAGTTACAAATATCCTTCTCAACTACATCACACTGACTTTGGTAGAACTAAGCTGGTAATTCAACAAGGCCTAGGGAGCCCAGtggattcatttgaaaaactgCCTCCCTAACTTCCTCTTTAGTGAACTGCATCATTAGTCTTAGATTCATTTCATTAGCAACCTTGGGGACCAATCCATGTAGGCATCTCTCAGTTTCAGTAGGATTAGGAGAGGTAAAAAAGATTAGAGAAAAACCCTGTGAAGACATTACCAATTTGATCTTGCTCAGTTAACAAGACTCCATTTTGATGCATGATGCTTTTGATGGTATTTGTTTTCCTCCTCTATTTGGCTTGCATATGGAGAAATTTGGTATTTATGTCACCATGTTGCATGGCTCATTTCTTCCATCTTGTTTCCTCTTTAGCTAGTGATTATTCCACCTCTTGTTGTAAGTTTTGAAGTTTCtgttcacataaaaaatatatctgcaagtgcacataatcataacaagtagtaaagtgttttaaagaaaatgattattgaaCTCAaaaggaataattatgctattgaatattaaaattgactaaattaattactatttgaaaaattgaaaattgaaaattggtttatctaaattaaaatgaaaaaaaaaacattaagattaagattttaaaaataatgagaatagatctagagcgtttgacttcacctagcaaatcccacacaatttattattccatcttataaaatctcaattatcccaagtttttgataaaaatccctcaactattcaatattttctcttgaacaataccaaaaatatctccaactaataactccatatctctatgtgaatttaattaattggagactcgttaagttctttggatttttcttgaaaatcacactagtcgcaGTAACGCATCTATgttttcgctcaactaatggtgtttaatcctagagctttaatcacaaatcacttctcggtctcattgcaatccaaaagatcaaacaatagttagttagaaaattataagcattaagaacaatgattaagcactcaatcatggaaatatcgaaaataaaataacttggaatataaactatATGTTCAATGttaggctacatcaaaactcttgAACATAgaattagtttataatgaaattaaaaaagaaaaaaaaaagaataaaactggtgttctttATTGAAGACGGTTCATGAAGCATTCGACTCTCGCCACTGCCCTTCAGTTCCTCCTTCTCAAAAAAACACTTTAAGAATAAAAACTGGAATTCTAAACTCAAACTcagattttaaaactaaaaactcaaaaaccaaGGACCTTTTGTTCATCCCACAAGTCGGGATTAAATAGATATCGAAATTCAAATATGTAAACAAGATAACTACGGCTataatctagcctaaaaatctggaaaataatttttaaagatagatgttaaaataaaagaaaattatcccaagaataacgagattatctaaaatagaaaatttagtgATATTTGGCTTGAATTGAggagttcgggaggatttggtcacCAACAGATTTATTGTAGAACTCAGATTTAGTGGTCAACAGCAGATTGATCCCGGTTGGAAGGAATTATCCCACCGAGTAGATGCCGTGTGAGCTAAATATAATTGGTGTGGAGGTCATAAGTGAACTGtagtggaggtcacaaagatcACACGGCCCTCTCCTCGCCTATCGAGAGAAACCTCTTTGCTGCCCATGGGACTAGTCTCCTCACCCCAATCTCATCGGCTTTCTTTAGATATTCGTTGCTTCTAATTGGTCTGGATCcgtaatctcttctttttgtacaaaaatgctctcattttgcactaaatcttctcatttctttgaaaccaataaaataaataaaaatatgtagaaataaaataaaatcaatagtattggaggaaaaatgacacttttcaaaaataaaagagtgtaaaaatcacataaaaatagcaCTTATCACTTTCTTAATATGATCTCCAGTTCCATGCTCTTGAAGTTATCCAATGTTAGTCAAGCCCTTGCTGATTACTCGTAAGTCTTGTTTATTCCTTCCAGAATTCCACTTCAAGAGAGCTACCTGGCAGTTTGCTAGTTTGTTCCTTAAAATAAAAGCCCCTATTGTCCCTTTGCACAGAGTTGTTTCTATTGTCTTAGAGCAGTTCTCCCTTAATACCCAAGTTGCTTCATATCTAAATATAACATGTGTCCTCCTTCTTCTTGTAAAACTCCTGAACATGCTGATATGGAAAGGAGAGTGATCAGACTTGACTGTAGGCAGCACATTACACATAGCATCTGGGAACATATCCTTCCATTCTTGGTTTGCCATGGCTCTATCAATTCTATATTTTGTAAACTTTCTACCATGCCTGTTGTTAGACCATGTAAACTTCTGGCCTGAGGTATATAGATCATTAAGTGAGCAGAATTCAATAGCTTGTCTAAGAGATTCCATCTATTTATAAGGTCTATATTCTGCCCCAAATTTCTCACTCTTGCAAgttatctcattaaaatcccctgtGTAGATCCAAGccattggtggtggtggtctAAGATGTTTTAGAAGCTTCCAACTGTCTTCCCTCTTCGAAGTGTTTGGATGGCCATAGAACCCCATGAACATCCATATGGGGTCCATTTTCAATCTCCTAAATTGTTGCACTGATATGCCATCTAGTATAGTTGCAGATATTGACAATTCAGTCAGATTTCCACATTAGAGGAAGTCCACCATTGCAACCCACACTTTCAACAATAAGACAACTATCATACTTCAAAATTCTTCTTACTTTTTTCATACGAATCTTAGAACATTTGGTTTCTACCAGAAACACCATGTTTGGGGCACTTTTCCTTAGTCAAAAGACTAAGTAATCTAAGTGTCTAAGGATTCTCAAGCCCTCGACAGCTCCAACTTAATAGACTCATTGATGTTGGTAGGGCAGGGAACCAACATCTGCTAATATATTGGTAATCTGATCATCCTCAACCAACAAACATTTACTTTTCTTAGTACCAAGAATATTTCGGTTTTCCCCCGCCCTTTTACTACCAAGCTTAGGACTCACCTTATCTACAGGTCCTATGCTCTTGGTTGTGTAAGCATCTGGATTCTTAGCTTGTTTATCACGTGCCCTCCTCTTCCATTTTGTAAACTTATCTGAGCTtgtcattttctttaatattgCTCATCTCACTCATGTTCAGTTGAGAGATCTTATCTTGGTTACATCCCTAccatttttgaaataatattattttaaattttattttgaattttatttttgattttatgtatttaaaaataataaaatatattattatatttaaaattgtttgtAAAACTTATCACCTCCACACAAGAAATGGGTCACTATTTGTACAACAAATTATTATGAGGTTGGAAAGTTCGCAACTGCCAGCCAAAATCGAAACCTTCGGTTAATAAATCTGTGCTTTCGGATATTCTCAGCATTGTATCTGCTCATGTCTTGGCCACGTGTCACTAGGAACACAAATTGTTTACGCGGCCGAAGGACAAGCCAAAGTTCGGGCCCAAGTCCCAAGCTCGTTGATCACTCAGAAATTCACAAGGCTAAACTAACTACAGTTTTGAAatcccaaaattacccttgagtATAAATTCCCAATGAACTTGGTTTCTGCAATCTTCTCTGTTTTGGGGTATATTCTCCGATTCGATACTTTCCGAAACCGTAACAGAACCagcatatatttttaagttcttTTCGGTTCCAATTTTACGATACCGAGATTTCTCTCTCCAGACACATCCCAGGTGatgtattataattatatatatataattttttttttgtgtatcttTCCTCTTTTGATTTGTGAAATTTGTTCTGATAAAAATTCAACGTCTATGTATTTGGTGCTTTCATTCCGTGggcaattttaattttttttttttaatttttctggaaATATTCGCTGTTTAGCAATGGTTTTCTTTCCAACATTGGTTGCTGTGTTCTGAAGCTACCGTATTGGGTGATTAAGTGGTTCTTGTTGTTTTTAGCCTTGTGACTTTAGTTTTTGGTTTTGCGAAAACTGTCATTTTGAATGGTGGGTGAGACTACtgggataaaaataaatagataaataaaggGAATGGCGGGTATGAATTCTCTTGATTGTTACTGATCAGAtttcatgtaattttcattCTGGATTATGGGAGTCAGTGCTTGATCCGTGGGTGGTAAATATTATCAGTTCAGATGCAACAGGACGGGTGGAAATTCTCCCATTTGAATACTTGGTTTCCCATATTGATTTCATTGCATATTGAATTTATTGGGTGGGACTCGTATTAgtgtatgaaatttatttttggctGTGACTAGGAGAAAAATGAATGGATCGAGTGTAAGCCAAGTTTCTTTTTCATTACCACGTTCAATTTTTGGACAATTTGCAATGGTTTTATATGGCTTGGTGCTCATTGAGATAATATGAAGCCGATGTATTCAGTTCCTTTCAATGGATATAACCTGTttattaatttgagaagaaGCCTATCTGTGATCTGCTGCTTTTACTTATCTAACATTTCAGATATTGCATGAGCGGTACTTCTGAGTCATCTCCTAAAGCCCATCTctatgtatttattacttattgtgtagcataattattatttccttGTTAGTTATTTTTGGTGGGAGATGTCTGTATTCTATGGAAATTATACTGAAGGAGGAATTTCAAATACAGTTTGTTGCTTCACCTGTTTAATGGAGATTACTCAGCAAGCCATGAACTGTGATGGGGGTTTGTGAATGGCTGTTGCAGTTGGTTTTGTTTACAATGAGGATGGTGATGATGGTGGTGGTTTAGAAGCTTCTTAATTCAATTTACTGAAATGGATTTCTCTTCGTTGCATTAACAAGTTTTGGATTGGAAGATCAAGTATATCATGGATTAAACATAATCAATCTCTTCAAGGGCCAGAGTGGTGATTTGACCTGAAGTAACAACGTTTCTGGCTTTTGACATTTTCATCTGACGACATTTAGTTTGTTCGTTTGTCACATTAATCCTCGAGAATTTAATTTATGGAAGTGCTAGTCTCCCCTCAAGGACAAAAGCAGAATTTGCAGGCTCACAGCCGCAAATCTTTGTTGAGTGGATCCCAGAGGGATCTGTGGCTTGTTGTGCAAGAAGGGTCATTGGCAGATGTAGATTTGGCATTGGCACTGCTTAAAAAGAATGGAGGTAATATCAATCTTAGAAATGTATTTGGTCTAACTCCTCTTCATATTGCTACTTGGAGGAACCACATTCCCATTGTTAGGAGGCTTCTTGCGGTTGGCGCAGATCCGGATGCTAGGGTGTGTTACTTTTCTATTCCTCGATAAGTTTGAATGCTTTTATCCTATGCCTGCTAAGTTGTTGCTTCTAGAATGTTTGTGATCCCGTCCTGTTTTGATATGCtggcatatattttttatgaattgagtCTGCATTAAACCTGATTGCATTACTCTATTTTTCCTCTACCTGTCTTTCCTTGAATTAGAAGATGAAAATTTGTCAGTCTGGAAGATTAGCTTGATGAGAAAATATGCAGTTTTATTAATCTATCAGGcacttttacttttaaattatgAGCAATAGGGGGAATCTATTACAATGTCAATCTGTTCTCATGGAACTTGAACCAACTGTTAGCAGCTGACGTATTtgtatagattattattttctatattatgaagtttgtgtttctttttttttcttttgacaagAATGAAAAGTGTGTATCCTTCTACACTCTATACTCCAGATTCTGAGTAACACTTGAGAGCATTTCAGTTTAGTGATTCTGAAACTAGTGTTCCCACTCTGCATGAACCCTCACATTAATCATTTCAGGATGGGGAATCTGGATGGAGTAGCCTTCACAGGGCTTTACATTTTGGTCATCTTGCGGTGGCCAGTATCCTTCTTCAATCAGGTGCCTCCATTACATTGGAGGATTCTAAAGGTCGAATGCCAGTTGATCTCCTATCTGGGCCTGTCTTGCAGGTGGTTTGTGATGAACATAATTCAGGTATCCTCTACTTTGGAATGACATCTTTAATGAGGATCATTGTGTCATTTGAAAATGAACATAATTGTGTCTGGGAATAACTTGAGACGTTATTCTGTCTCTAGTTACCACAGAGGTGTATAGTTGGGGAAGTGGTGCGAACTATCAACTTGGAACTGGCAATGAACACATACAAAAATTACCATGCAAAGTGGACACACTTCATGGTTCTTTAATCATGCTCATTTCTGCTGCAAAGTTCCACAGCGTAGCAGTCAGCACTCAAGGGGAAGTCTATACTTGGGGATTTGGAAGAGGGGGCCGCCTTGGGCACCCTGATTTTGATATACACAGGTAGAATTTCTAAGCATACATCATTTGCATGTACGATACAGTTTAAGTGTATATTGTAATAACAAATTTACATATTCTCCCATTCCAGCCATTGAtgatttagggcttgtttggggagtgagatgagatgagaattttgtaaatagtaggaagatagtttatgaatagtaatgagattgtttgagttgagtagtttttggattttgggaaaggagagggaaaaagtttaataaaaaatattataaagttaaaaatattgtaataatatagttttataatattatttttgtttggggatttgaaaaagttggaattattttttatttgaaagtttgaaaaagttgtaatgattagtttgaaaaagttgtaatgattaatttgaaaattttgtatttgaattatgtttgagagtaagatgggatgagatgaaatgagatgaaatgagatatgagagaattttgtgtctcatctaaGGCCCCGAGCCTGCCCTTAGGCTTATGAACTTATTCTATGCTTTGAACAATggctataactttttttttgaattgtttcAACATATTGTCACAAATTAAAATCTGAACCTTACACATAATGGTAATTATTTAGTTCATCactgattatatatatgcatggttgtGTATAAATGATCATATCAATGAGAATGAGTTTGTGTTCTTCCACACACACCTCTTAAAGTTTCAGTGACGAAGGGTTGTGGTGCAAACAGAATGAAAGTGCATGTTTACACAGAATTTTGATTGCCTTGTATAACCTAAAAGTTCTATTCCTGTATATATCACCTGCAAGAATAGAACATCTTCACCTAAAATACACTTATCCTAGCTATTATtgcaaataataaatcatatgttATCATTGTATTCTTTGCAGCGGTCAAGCTGCAGTTATCACACCCCGTCAGGTGACTTCGGGTTTAGGGTCTCGAAGGGTGAGGGCAATTGCAGCAGCTAAACATCACACTGTCGCTGCTACAGAGGGTGGTGAAGTGTTCACCTGGGGATCCAATAGAGGTAAATTATAGGAGAAGTTGGGTAGATGAATATGCCAAACAAATTGAGACCTTCCTACCACTGCCAATtggaagtgtgtgtgtgtgttttacaaataaaataatgttactgGCGAGTGACAGATGTTTCTTAGAGTCATTTATGTGCTTCCTGAAATTATCAATTGTTGGATTATTCACTTGTTTATATAAGTTGTGCAGAGGGTCAGCTTGGCTACACTTCTGTGGATACACAGCCAACGCCTCGAAGAGTGAGTTCTCTGAAGTCAAAAATTGTTGCTGTAGCTGCAGCAAATAAACACACTGCTGTAGTTTCTGCGACTGGTGAAGTTTTCACATGGGGCTGCAATAGAGAGGGGCAGCTTGGTTATGGCACGTCTAATTCAGCATCAAATTACACGCCTAGAGTGGTTGAATACTTGAAAGGCAAGTTTTTCAAAGGTGTTGCAGCTGCAAAATATCACACAGTCGTGTTAGGAGCTGATGGAGAGGTAACTTGTAGcagattttaattattattagaacTAAACTACTCATTTTGACTCAATGAACAGTTGCTTTATTTCATTTACTGTAGCTTGAATGTAATTGCTTTTTTCTCAGTCTGCTTTGATTAGATCACATTCCTACACTGTTATTTGTATTGTTCTTAATTGGGCTTTGGTTGTGCAAGTGCTTTCCTGATGTTCAGCTCTAAGTTTGGCCCAATcatacattttgtttctgtggCAGGTATACACATGGGGTCATCGACTTGTCACACCTCAACGTGTAGTCATTGCTAGGAACTTGAAGAAATGTGGGAACACCACCTTGAAGTTTCATCGCATGGAACGGCTTCATGTGGTTGCTGTTGCCGTGGGTATGGTACATAGTGTGGCTCTTACAGATGATGGTGCACTATTTTATTGGGTCTCCTCAGATCCTGGTCTTAGATGTCACCAGGTTTTATATTCTCAGTGCCTTTGTTGTCCTTGCCCTATTATCCCAACCGAGACTTCTTGCTTACTTTTCATGTCCTTTTTTTCTATTCTGTGTAGCTCTACTCACTGTGTGGAAGAAATATAGTCAGCATTTCTGCAGGAAAGTACTGGACTGCTGCAGTTACAGCCACGGGTGATGTTTACATGTGGGATGGGAAGAACAGTAATGACAAGCCCCCTATTGTAACACGGTTACATGGTGTAAAGAAGGGTacttcagtttcagttggtgAAACACATATGTTGATTGTTGGATCTCTATATCATCCTGTCTATCCTCCCAATGTGGCTAACAATCCTCAGAGGCTCAAGCCGAGTATCAAGGATGAGGCAGGAGAGTTTGACGATTTAATGTTTGATGATGTGGAATCCAATAATCTGTTAACACCTATTGAAAAATATGATTCTGAACACAAGCCCATTCCCAGCTTAAAAGGCCTTTGTGAAAAAGTTGCTGCAGAGTGTCTAGTTGAGCCACGGAATGCTATACAATTGCTTGAGATAGCAGATTCACTTGAAGCAAATGATCTGAAGAAGCACTGTGAGGTAAGCTGATCTGTGGCCTGCTTTATTTGGGGGAGGTTTCCATGCAATTTTATAATCCATTTCAAACCCATGCTGGACACAACAAGCATCAG from Juglans regia cultivar Chandler chromosome 4, Walnut 2.0, whole genome shotgun sequence encodes:
- the LOC109011108 gene encoding uncharacterized protein LOC109011108; the protein is MEVLVSPQGQKQNLQAHSRKSLLSGSQRDLWLVVQEGSLADVDLALALLKKNGGNINLRNVFGLTPLHIATWRNHIPIVRRLLAVGADPDARDGESGWSSLHRALHFGHLAVASILLQSGASITLEDSKGRMPVDLLSGPVLQVVCDEHNSVTTEVYSWGSGANYQLGTGNEHIQKLPCKVDTLHGSLIMLISAAKFHSVAVSTQGEVYTWGFGRGGRLGHPDFDIHSGQAAVITPRQVTSGLGSRRVRAIAAAKHHTVAATEGGEVFTWGSNREGQLGYTSVDTQPTPRRVSSLKSKIVAVAAANKHTAVVSATGEVFTWGCNREGQLGYGTSNSASNYTPRVVEYLKGKFFKGVAAAKYHTVVLGADGEVYTWGHRLVTPQRVVIARNLKKCGNTTLKFHRMERLHVVAVAVGMVHSVALTDDGALFYWVSSDPGLRCHQLYSLCGRNIVSISAGKYWTAAVTATGDVYMWDGKNSNDKPPIVTRLHGVKKGTSVSVGETHMLIVGSLYHPVYPPNVANNPQRLKPSIKDEAGEFDDLMFDDVESNNLLTPIEKYDSEHKPIPSLKGLCEKVAAECLVEPRNAIQLLEIADSLEANDLKKHCEEIAIRNLDYIFTVSSHSISSASLDILANLEKLLDLRSSEPWSYRRLPTPTATFPAIINSEEDDSENEIIRTRDNHTKITSLKNKHAQRLDSFLQPKNNPNEGICKQVRALRKKLQQIEMLEGKQSSGHHLDDQQIAKLQTKSAIQSSLAELGVEITTLAKASSSVSPDGKGNKRAEVRKQRRRSAQRVSQVETTCGCSGTEVIPNASKDFLDVGISQVSKNKEEGVVDKGILVNEATKESTFCIVQDTSVLPKNKTSLPMHSKKKNKKGGLSMFLSGALDDTQTDVAPPPTPRSEGPAWGGPKIAKGCTSLREIQDEQSKIEASPSCRIKDQVEDISDGKSDGKILLSSFLPSNPIPMVVSGCTSQASDEERSTPHWAASGTPPHLSRPSLRDIQKQQKGKQQQQSLSHSPKTRMTGFSVATGPGSPSDPPGLNRWFKPEVDTPSSIRSIQIEEKAMKDLKRFYSSVKIVKNQS